From a single Osmerus mordax isolate fOsmMor3 chromosome 14, fOsmMor3.pri, whole genome shotgun sequence genomic region:
- the LOC136956105 gene encoding excitatory amino acid transporter 1-like: MQRFRESIHIRTMKAKRKVEEISKEDVQAFLKKHAFVLFTVAAVIIGIILGFALRPYKMSYREVKYFSFPGELLMRMLQMLVLPLLVSSLITGMAALDSKASGKMGMRAVMYYMTTTIIAVFVGILVVLIIHPGKGSKAEFGKQQKIEQVSPIDAFLDLIRNMFPPNLVQACTQQFKTKYGKRVVTVTVMVNDSVFNLTNATQELSREEVIPVPGSVSGVNALGLVVFSMGFGLIIGSMKEQGQVLRDFFDSLNEAIMKLVAMIMWYAPVGILFLISGKIVEMDDITQMGGQLAMYTITVIIGLLIHGVLILPLLYFAITRLNPFLFIAGLLQALITALGTSSSSATLPVTFKCLEENNKVDKRVTRFVLPVGATINMDGTALYEALAAIFIAQVNDVEMNFGQILTISITATAASIGAAGIPQAGLVTMVIVLTSVGLPTDDITLIIAVDWFLDRLRTTTNVLGDSIGAGIVEFLSRHELQSKDVEMGNAVLEEKERKKPYRLISQENDYDNEKHRHGDTKM, encoded by the exons ATGCAGCGCTTCAGGGAGAGCATCCACATACGCACCATGAAGGCCAAGAGGAAAGTGGAGGAGATATCCAAGGAGGATGTCCAGGCCTTCCTGAAGAAGCACGCCTTTGTCCTTTTCACTGTGGCTGCGGTCATAATAG GCATAATACTGGGCTTTGCGCTGCGTCCGTATAAGATGTCGTACCGAGAGGTGAAGTACTTCTCCTTCCCCGGAGAGCTGCTGATGAGGATGCTGCAGATGCTGGTGCTGCCCCTGCTGGTCTCCAGCCTCATTACAG GAATGGCTGCCTTGGACAGCAAGGCCTCAGGGAAGATGGGAATGAGAGCCGTCATGTACTACatgaccaccaccatcatcgccGTCTTCGTGGGCATCCTGGTCGTCCTCATCATCCACCCGGGTAAAGGATCCAAGGCCGAGTTTGGGAAACAGCAGAAGATCGAGCAAGTCAGCCCCATAGATGCCTTCCTGGATCTCATCAG aaacatGTTTCCACCGAACTTGGTCCAAGCCTGCACACAGCAG TTCAAAACCAAATATGGGAAGCGCGTCGTCACGGTAACGGTGATGGTCAACGACAGCGTCTTCAACCTGACCAACGCCACGCAGGAGCTGAGCCGGGAGGAGGTGATCCCTGTGCCGGGGTCGGTGAGCGGGGTGAACGCCCTGGGCCTGGTGGTGTTCTCCATGGGGTTCGGTCTCATCATCGGGAGCATGAaggagcagggccaggtgcTCAGGGACTTCTTCGACAGCCTGAACGAAGCCATCATGAAGCTGGTGGCCATGATCATGTG gtatgCCCCTGTAGGCATCTTGTTCCTGATATCTGGGAAGATCGTGGAGATGGACGACATCACCCAGATGGGAGGCCAGCTGGCCATGTACACCATCACGGTCATCATTGGCCTGCTGATCCATGGCGTGCTCATCCTGCCCCTCCTGTACTTCGCCATCACGCGGCTCAACCCCTTCCTCTTCATCGCCGGCCTGTTGCAGGCCCTCATCACTGCCCTGGGGACGTCCTCCAG CTCCGCGACTCTGCCCGTTACGTTCAAATGCCTGGAGGAGAACAACAAGGTGGACAAGCGCGTGACACGGTTTGTGCTGCCGGTAGGCGCCACCATCAACATGGACGGGACCGCCCTGTACGAGGCTCTGGCGGCCATCTTCATCGCCCAGGTCAACGACGTGGAAATGAACTTCGGTCAGATCCTCACAATAAG CATCACAGCCACGGCCGCCAGCATCGGGGCTGCTGGGATCCCGCAGGCTGGTCTGGTCACCATGGTGATCGTGTTGACCTCCGTCGGACTTCCCACCGATGACATCACTCTCATCATTGCTGTCGATTGGTTCCT TGACCGCCTGCGCACAACCACCAACGTGCTGGGGGACTCCATCGGAGCCGGCATCGTGGAGTTTCTGTCCAGACACGAACTGCAGAGCAAAGACGTGGAGATGGGCAACGCCGtgctggaggagaaagagaggaagaaaccgTATCGGCTCATCTCTCAGGAGAACGACTACGATAATGAAAAACATCGTCACGGTGACACCAAGATGTAG